In a genomic window of Salegentibacter salegens:
- the thrA gene encoding bifunctional aspartate kinase/homoserine dehydrogenase I: protein MKVLKFGGTSLASPERIKLVAKIVQKHLKEDKTLVVFSAFGGVTNDLLEMADLASREDLAYKDILVKNEKRHLEAVRELIPVNAQSSILSKVKTELNRLETLYEGVYLLNELSNKTRHVVAGFGEVLSSLIIAEYFKNLGVNSQYVESRELIVCKNTNEKVQVNYAQTNANIEKYFEAKEASLYIAPGFVSRNEQGVPSTLGRGGSDFTAALYGAALDVKEVLIYTDVNGMYTANPQIVPHAYPLKDISYQEAMELSHFGAKVLYPPTLQPLLDKQINIIIKNTFKPDETGTLISKSSDKNFRWVTGITHIDSIQLLNIEGSGMVGIPGFSKRFFEVLFQENINVVLITQASSEHSICIAVKDDEAQLAKEALDEAFEVEIQYKKIKPVEIEDNVAIVALVGDRMKSHHGLSGKMFSALGNNNINIRAIAQGSSERNISAVISKKDVKKALNTLHEQFFEVPSKELNLFITGVGNVGSKLLNQLKKQEKFLLEKLRLKVRVHGLSNSRKMLFDENGIDLQNWEDALEKGEKADKAEFFKKVDEFNLRNSIFVDNTASPEISAWYKEYLANSVSVVTCNKIACADSFENYQELQNLAREYGASFLYETNVGAGLPIIDTLKNLVASGDSVTKIQAVLSGSLNFVFNTYKAEDPFYKTVEMAMKEGYTEPDPKIDLSGVDVARKILILARESGHEMELEDIESEDFLSPESLATTNNEDFFELLKKDEPKFQEIYKSAEEKGEQLKYVAQLEDGKAVVGLQSVDSQHPFYNLSGSDNIVLFFTERYPEQPLIVKGAGAGAEVTASGIFADVIRIGKK from the coding sequence ATGAAAGTCCTAAAATTCGGAGGTACCTCTTTGGCCTCTCCAGAACGAATAAAACTCGTAGCAAAAATTGTTCAAAAACATTTAAAAGAAGATAAAACCTTAGTGGTTTTTTCCGCTTTTGGTGGCGTTACCAACGATTTGCTGGAAATGGCAGACCTCGCTTCCCGCGAAGATCTCGCTTACAAAGATATTCTAGTAAAAAACGAAAAAAGACATCTTGAAGCAGTTCGGGAATTAATTCCTGTAAACGCTCAAAGCAGTATTTTAAGCAAAGTAAAAACCGAACTTAACCGTCTGGAAACTTTATATGAAGGCGTTTATTTGCTAAACGAACTATCGAATAAAACCCGTCACGTAGTGGCCGGTTTTGGCGAGGTTTTGTCTTCACTAATTATTGCCGAATATTTCAAAAATCTCGGGGTAAATTCTCAATATGTTGAGTCCAGAGAATTGATCGTTTGTAAAAATACAAACGAAAAAGTACAGGTAAATTATGCGCAGACAAATGCGAATATTGAAAAATATTTTGAAGCAAAAGAAGCCTCCTTGTATATAGCACCAGGTTTTGTTTCAAGAAACGAACAGGGTGTTCCCAGCACGCTGGGACGAGGCGGGTCAGATTTTACTGCGGCGCTATATGGTGCGGCTTTAGATGTAAAAGAAGTGCTTATTTATACCGATGTAAACGGTATGTACACGGCAAATCCGCAAATTGTGCCACACGCATATCCTCTTAAAGATATTTCTTACCAGGAAGCGATGGAATTGTCACATTTTGGCGCAAAAGTGCTTTATCCTCCAACACTTCAGCCTTTGTTGGATAAACAAATTAATATCATAATTAAAAACACTTTTAAGCCCGATGAAACTGGAACGCTTATTTCCAAATCATCAGATAAAAATTTCCGTTGGGTTACCGGGATTACGCACATAGATTCTATACAACTTCTTAATATTGAAGGCAGTGGAATGGTTGGTATTCCGGGCTTTTCTAAACGATTTTTCGAAGTTCTTTTCCAGGAAAATATCAATGTGGTTTTAATCACCCAGGCGTCTTCAGAACACAGTATTTGTATCGCGGTAAAAGATGATGAAGCACAACTTGCAAAGGAAGCTTTAGATGAGGCTTTTGAAGTTGAAATTCAGTATAAGAAAATAAAACCGGTAGAAATTGAAGACAATGTTGCAATTGTAGCGCTTGTTGGAGACAGGATGAAGAGTCATCACGGTTTAAGCGGAAAAATGTTTAGTGCCCTTGGGAATAATAACATAAATATTCGGGCAATCGCACAGGGATCTTCAGAGCGTAATATTTCTGCTGTGATCTCTAAGAAAGATGTGAAAAAGGCGCTTAACACCTTACACGAACAATTTTTTGAAGTGCCTTCCAAAGAACTCAACTTGTTTATTACCGGCGTTGGAAATGTGGGTAGCAAATTGTTAAACCAGTTAAAGAAGCAGGAAAAATTCTTACTGGAAAAATTACGATTAAAAGTAAGGGTGCACGGCTTATCTAATTCCAGGAAGATGCTTTTTGATGAGAATGGGATTGATCTTCAAAATTGGGAAGATGCTCTGGAAAAAGGAGAAAAAGCCGATAAAGCTGAATTCTTTAAAAAAGTTGACGAGTTTAACCTGCGAAATAGCATTTTTGTAGATAATACGGCAAGTCCTGAGATTTCTGCCTGGTATAAAGAATATCTTGCGAATTCGGTTTCGGTGGTAACCTGTAACAAAATTGCCTGCGCAGATAGTTTTGAGAATTACCAGGAATTGCAAAATTTAGCCCGTGAATATGGTGCTTCATTTTTATATGAAACTAATGTGGGAGCCGGTTTACCTATTATAGACACGCTAAAAAACCTGGTTGCTTCGGGAGATAGCGTTACTAAAATACAGGCGGTACTATCTGGCAGTTTAAACTTTGTATTTAATACTTATAAAGCTGAAGATCCTTTCTATAAAACGGTAGAAATGGCAATGAAAGAAGGGTATACAGAACCCGATCCAAAAATTGATTTGAGTGGAGTAGATGTGGCGCGTAAAATACTAATCCTTGCCCGCGAAAGTGGTCACGAGATGGAATTGGAGGATATTGAAAGTGAAGATTTTCTTTCTCCGGAAAGTTTGGCAACCACTAATAATGAAGACTTTTTTGAATTGCTGAAAAAAGATGAACCAAAATTTCAGGAAATCTATAAATCGGCAGAAGAAAAAGGAGAACAATTAAAATACGTGGCGCAACTGGAAGACGGAAAAGCTGTTGTTGGACTACAATCGGTAGATTCTCAGCATCCATTTTATAATTTGAGTGGTAGCGATAACATCGTGTTATTCTTCACAGAGCGTTATCCTGAACAACCTCTAATTGTTAAAGGTGCTGGCGCAGGAGCAGAAGTTACTGCCTCAGGAATATTTGCCGATGTAATAAGAATAGGAAAGAAATAG
- a CDS encoding S10 family peptidase yields the protein MKNIFTPLFLIVFITTAWSQKVEIPVDTTVTTNHSVTINSENIDYTATTGMQPLWDNDGEPIASLFYTYYKRSDVKNTENRPLVISFNGGPGSASVWMHVAYTGPRVLKIDDEGYPIQPYGIKENPHSILDVADIVYVNPVNTGYSRPIPDEEGKVNREKFFGVQADIKYLAEWLNTFVSRNERWLSPKYLIGESYGTTRVSGLALELQNSQWMYLNGVILVSPTEIGIDRDGPVGIANRLPYFAAAAWYHDALPAELQNRELKDLLEEVENYTINELTPVLVKGGFTETAKKEAAAEKMAYYSGISKEVILQNNLDVDYRFFWKELKRKDGVTVGRLDSRYLGIDAKEAGDSPDYNAELTSWLHSFTPAINHYLRQDLDFKTDLKYYMFGPVHPWDRSGDNSGENLRQAMAQNPNLDVMIQSGYFDGATTYFNAKYTMWQMDPSGKMKDRLSFKGYESGHMMYLRAEDLKNANDDIREFIKNSLPEEGAPAKY from the coding sequence ATGAAAAATATCTTTACCCCTCTATTTTTAATTGTTTTTATAACCACGGCCTGGAGCCAAAAAGTCGAAATTCCGGTAGATACTACGGTCACTACAAATCATTCGGTGACTATTAATTCAGAAAATATAGATTACACCGCTACCACGGGAATGCAGCCGCTTTGGGATAACGACGGCGAACCGATTGCCAGTTTATTTTATACTTATTATAAAAGAAGTGATGTAAAAAACACTGAAAATCGTCCTTTGGTTATTTCTTTTAATGGTGGGCCGGGATCTGCTTCCGTTTGGATGCACGTAGCCTATACAGGTCCGCGAGTTTTAAAAATTGATGATGAAGGATACCCAATTCAGCCTTACGGAATAAAAGAAAACCCGCATTCTATTTTAGACGTTGCAGATATTGTTTACGTGAATCCGGTAAACACCGGCTACTCCCGACCTATTCCAGATGAAGAAGGAAAAGTAAATAGAGAAAAGTTCTTTGGGGTACAAGCCGATATTAAATATTTAGCCGAATGGTTAAATACTTTTGTAAGCAGAAATGAGCGCTGGTTATCGCCAAAATATCTAATTGGCGAAAGTTATGGAACTACCCGCGTTTCTGGTTTAGCATTAGAATTACAAAACAGCCAGTGGATGTATCTTAACGGAGTAATTTTAGTTTCTCCAACCGAAATCGGCATTGACCGCGATGGCCCGGTAGGCATAGCGAATAGGTTACCATATTTCGCAGCTGCGGCCTGGTATCACGATGCTCTACCGGCAGAACTCCAAAATAGAGAATTGAAAGATTTGCTGGAAGAAGTAGAGAATTATACAATAAATGAATTAACCCCGGTGCTGGTAAAAGGAGGTTTTACTGAAACTGCCAAAAAGGAAGCTGCAGCCGAAAAAATGGCCTATTACTCCGGAATTTCTAAAGAGGTAATTCTTCAGAATAACCTAGACGTAGATTATCGTTTTTTCTGGAAAGAATTAAAGCGAAAAGATGGCGTTACCGTTGGTAGACTTGACTCCAGATATTTGGGAATAGACGCGAAAGAAGCCGGGGATTCACCCGATTATAATGCTGAGCTTACTTCCTGGTTGCATTCGTTTACTCCGGCAATAAATCATTACCTGAGACAGGATCTTGATTTTAAAACCGATCTAAAATATTATATGTTCGGTCCCGTGCATCCCTGGGATCGTAGCGGTGATAATAGTGGTGAGAATTTAAGGCAGGCTATGGCTCAAAACCCAAATTTAGATGTAATGATTCAATCGGGTTATTTTGATGGGGCTACTACCTATTTCAATGCAAAATACACAATGTGGCAAATGGATCCCAGCGGTAAAATGAAAGACCGACTTAGTTTTAAAGGCTATGAAAGCGGACATATGATGTACCTAAGAGCTGAAGATCTTAAAAATGCCAATGACGATATTCGGGAGTTTATAAAAAATAGTCTTCCAGAAGAGGGGGCTCCTGCGAAGTATTAA
- a CDS encoding homoserine kinase, which translates to MDKIKLFAPATVANLSCGFDVLGCCLDGVGDEMIISKNSEQTLRITKITGQELPLSIDENVAGVSAKALLAELDEKQGFDIEIKKNIKAGSGIGSSAASAAGAVFGINKLLGEPFSANELIKFAMEGERLASGNAHADNVAPALLGGFSLVKSYEPLEIISLPSLPELRMLVLHPLIELKTRDSRSVIRQNVELKKAISQWGNLAALVSALYTQDYELLGRSLKDEIIEPVRSILIPYFDELKALALANGALGFGISGSGPSVFAMCKGDTVAEKVKAEFQEFYQDKNIDFDLHLSKINPGGIKILS; encoded by the coding sequence ATGGATAAAATAAAACTATTTGCACCGGCAACGGTGGCCAATCTTTCCTGCGGATTCGACGTTTTGGGCTGTTGCTTAGACGGGGTTGGTGATGAGATGATTATTTCAAAAAATTCAGAACAAACGCTAAGAATCACTAAAATCACCGGTCAGGAGTTGCCTTTAAGTATTGATGAAAACGTGGCCGGGGTTTCGGCGAAAGCACTCTTAGCAGAATTAGATGAAAAACAAGGATTTGATATTGAAATAAAGAAAAATATCAAAGCTGGCAGCGGAATTGGTAGTAGTGCTGCGAGCGCTGCAGGTGCCGTTTTTGGGATCAACAAATTACTGGGAGAACCTTTTTCAGCAAATGAATTGATAAAATTTGCGATGGAAGGCGAACGCCTGGCCAGCGGAAATGCTCACGCTGATAATGTAGCACCGGCCCTTTTGGGCGGCTTTAGCCTGGTTAAAAGTTACGAACCTCTTGAAATAATTAGTTTACCAAGTTTGCCAGAATTGCGAATGTTGGTGCTTCATCCATTAATCGAACTGAAAACAAGGGATTCCCGGTCGGTAATTAGGCAAAATGTAGAATTGAAAAAAGCAATTAGCCAGTGGGGGAATCTGGCTGCGCTGGTAAGTGCACTTTATACCCAGGATTATGAACTTTTAGGCAGAAGTTTAAAAGATGAAATTATTGAACCGGTTCGTTCAATTTTGATTCCATATTTCGACGAACTGAAGGCTTTGGCTTTAGCCAATGGCGCACTTGGTTTCGGGATTTCGGGTTCCGGGCCTTCGGTTTTTGCTATGTGCAAAGGCGATACCGTAGCTGAAAAAGTAAAAGCCGAATTTCAGGAATTTTACCAGGATAAAAATATAGACTTCGACCTGCATTTATCAAAAATCAATCCCGGAGGCATAAAAATATTATCATAA
- the thrC gene encoding threonine synthase, translating into MKYISLNDKNHKVSFEDAVVRGLAPGKALYFPEEIPNLPKGFFQNLNKHSKEEIALEAIKPFVGDEINKNGLQRILKKTLDFEFPVVPISENTGTLELFHGPTLAFKDVGAGFMAGCLGHFVKKGNLGKITVLVATSGDTGGAVAKGFLGVEGIDVVILYPKGKVSEIQEKQLTTLGQNITALEVNGNFDDCQDMVKKAFSDSEIGEKRQLTSANSINVARWLPQMFYYFFAYKQLAEKEQKLVFSVPSGNFGNICAGMLAKKMGLPIDHFIASNNENNVVTRYLKSQKYLSKPSVQTISNAMDVGNPSNFVRILELFNNEFKPLSNQLSSYSYSDEETRKAIKKVKEKYDYVMDPHGAVGYLGLQEFLAENPDYYGIFLETAHPVKFLETVEKVISEKVEIPVSIKEVMNKEKKSIEISDYAELKEFLMQ; encoded by the coding sequence ATGAAATACATTAGTTTAAACGATAAAAATCATAAAGTTTCCTTTGAAGATGCAGTTGTTCGCGGCCTTGCACCGGGAAAAGCACTTTATTTTCCAGAAGAAATTCCGAATTTACCTAAAGGTTTCTTTCAAAATTTGAATAAACACTCTAAGGAAGAAATTGCTCTTGAAGCGATAAAACCATTTGTTGGTGATGAAATTAATAAAAACGGGCTTCAGAGAATTTTAAAGAAAACCCTGGATTTTGAATTTCCGGTAGTACCGATTTCAGAAAATACTGGAACGCTTGAATTATTTCACGGTCCTACACTGGCATTTAAAGATGTAGGCGCAGGATTTATGGCAGGTTGCCTGGGCCATTTTGTAAAGAAAGGAAATCTTGGGAAAATCACAGTTTTAGTCGCTACTTCGGGAGATACCGGTGGGGCCGTGGCCAAAGGATTTTTAGGAGTTGAGGGAATAGATGTGGTAATTCTTTATCCTAAAGGAAAGGTAAGTGAAATCCAGGAAAAACAGCTTACCACGCTTGGCCAAAATATTACGGCTCTTGAGGTAAATGGCAATTTTGACGATTGCCAGGATATGGTGAAAAAAGCTTTTTCTGATTCTGAAATTGGTGAAAAACGACAATTAACTTCGGCCAACTCAATTAATGTTGCGCGCTGGTTGCCACAAATGTTTTATTACTTTTTTGCGTATAAACAATTAGCTGAAAAAGAGCAAAAGCTGGTTTTTTCAGTTCCAAGTGGAAATTTTGGGAATATTTGCGCGGGAATGCTGGCTAAAAAAATGGGTTTACCAATTGATCATTTTATCGCATCTAATAACGAAAATAATGTGGTGACCCGTTATTTGAAATCTCAGAAATATTTATCAAAACCAAGCGTACAAACTATTTCTAACGCAATGGATGTTGGAAACCCAAGTAATTTTGTAAGAATTCTGGAATTATTCAACAATGAATTTAAACCACTGTCAAACCAACTTTCTTCCTATAGTTATTCTGATGAGGAAACCAGAAAAGCTATAAAGAAAGTAAAAGAGAAGTATGATTATGTAATGGATCCTCACGGAGCAGTTGGATATCTTGGGCTACAGGAATTCTTAGCTGAAAATCCTGATTACTACGGTATATTTTTAGAAACCGCACACCCGGTGAAATTTCTTGAAACGGTAGAGAAAGTTATAAGTGAGAAGGTAGAAATTCCAGTGTCAATTAAAGAAGTGATGAATAAAGAGAAAAAATCTATCGAAATTTCAGATTACGCTGAATTGAAGGAATTTTTGATGCAGTAG